A single window of Nicotiana sylvestris chromosome 5, ASM39365v2, whole genome shotgun sequence DNA harbors:
- the LOC104219235 gene encoding uncharacterized protein isoform X1, with protein MNKCNKGIWISSHLHHSPSSPKRKRGRTQMPRVHGRKERKIIILNEYNQPVGPTIEVIKELGSFLSTLARSGTFCPLNVFNWRKLDTKDDMWKYIKETYDIPDEAKPWVFESVCSAWRKYKSQFKTTHFTTYENDELRMENRPVDIPKSHFKDLLKYWNSDPHKKISETNTKNRNKLKCSHTAGRTPFALICEAEMERIQSTQESEDGSHSDDAFASVMGPEYPGRVRLYGRGVTKTVLKGEKGSLGSSDERMQQKMEKIEEKMQQRMHEKLNEQKDAMEQNITMNVITRLQRLNPDLQLDPYMLRFSAHSPVEASYAQKILVQLNSRPSAGSNNQGQYAPNVIHLLLFLLLFLPCLGFFFGSRQRGYEMPCFPFSLGSPYGCIIMSLYSYIDIYIICLLSLL; from the exons ATGAACAAGTGCAACAAGGGAATATGGATTTCATCACACCTGCATCACA GCCCCTCctcgccaaaaagaaaaagaggccGTACTCAAATGCCAAGGGTTCATGGTAGAAAAGAGCGTAAAATAATCATTCTAAATGAGTATAATCAACCCGTTGGTCCTACTATAGAGGTTATAAAAGAGTTGGGTAGCTTCCTCAGCACATTGGCAAGGAGTGGGACTTTTTGTCCTCTTAATGTATTTAATTGGAGGAAACTTGACACAAAAGATGATATGTGGAAATATATCAAG GAAACATATGACATTCCTGACGAGGCGAAACCATGGGTTTTTGAATCAGTTTGTAGTGCTTGGAGAAAGTATAAGAGTCAATTTAagacaactcacttcacaacctATGAGAATGATGAGCTTCGAATGGAGAATAGGCCAGTAGATATTCCGAAATCTCACTTTAAGGATCTTCTTAAATATTGGAACTCCGATCCTCACAAG AAAATATCCGAAACCAATACAAAGAATCGAAATAAGTTGAAGTGTTCGCACACTGCTGGCAGAACACCTTTTGCTTTAATTTGCGAG GCTGAAATGGAGAGAATACAATCAACTCAGGAAAGTGAAGATGGCAGTCATTCAGATGACGCTTTTGCATCAGTCATGGGACCTGAATATCCAGGTCGCGTGAGATTGTATGGACGAGGGGTTACCAAGACTGTGTTAAAAGGGGAAAAAGGGAGTCTTGGATCTTCTGATGAGAGGATGCAACAGAAAATGGAGAAAATAGAAGAGAAGATGCAACAAAGAATGCATGAAAAGTTGAACGAACAAAAGGATGCCATGGAACAAAATATTACAATGAACGTCATCACACGACTTCAGCGTCTGAACCCAGATTTGCAACTTGATCCTTACATGTTAAGGTTCAGTGCACATTCACCTGTAGAAGCCTCCTATGCACAAAAAATTCTTGTTCAACTAAACAGTCGACCATCTGCTGGTAGTAACAATCAAGGTCAATATGCACCAAATGTTATacatcttcttctatttcttcttctCTTCCTTCCTTGCTTGGGATTTTTCTTTGGTTCAAGGCAGAGGGGATATGAAATGCCATGTTTTCCATTTTCACTAGGCAGTCCATATGGCTGTATTATcatgtctttgtacagttatattgaCATTTATATCATCTGTTTACTGTCTCTATTATAA
- the LOC104219235 gene encoding uncharacterized protein isoform X3, giving the protein MNKCNKGIWISSHLHHSPSSPKRKRGRTQMPRVHGRKERKIIILNEYNQPVGPTIEVIKELGSFLSTLARSGTFCPLNVFNWRKLDTKDDMWKYIKETYDIPDEAKPWVFESVCSAWRKYKSQFKTTHFTTYENDELRMENRPVDIPKSHFKDLLKYWNSDPHKAEMERIQSTQESEDGSHSDDAFASVMGPEYPGRVRLYGRGVTKTVLKGEKGSLGSSDERMQQKMEKIEEKMQQRMHEKLNEQKDAMEQNITMNVITRLQRLNPDLQLDPYMLRFSAHSPVEASYAQKILVQLNSRPSAGSNNQGQYAPNVIHLLLFLLLFLPCLGFFFGSRQRGYEMPCFPFSLGSPYGCIIMSLYSYIDIYIICLLSLL; this is encoded by the exons ATGAACAAGTGCAACAAGGGAATATGGATTTCATCACACCTGCATCACA GCCCCTCctcgccaaaaagaaaaagaggccGTACTCAAATGCCAAGGGTTCATGGTAGAAAAGAGCGTAAAATAATCATTCTAAATGAGTATAATCAACCCGTTGGTCCTACTATAGAGGTTATAAAAGAGTTGGGTAGCTTCCTCAGCACATTGGCAAGGAGTGGGACTTTTTGTCCTCTTAATGTATTTAATTGGAGGAAACTTGACACAAAAGATGATATGTGGAAATATATCAAG GAAACATATGACATTCCTGACGAGGCGAAACCATGGGTTTTTGAATCAGTTTGTAGTGCTTGGAGAAAGTATAAGAGTCAATTTAagacaactcacttcacaacctATGAGAATGATGAGCTTCGAATGGAGAATAGGCCAGTAGATATTCCGAAATCTCACTTTAAGGATCTTCTTAAATATTGGAACTCCGATCCTCACAAG GCTGAAATGGAGAGAATACAATCAACTCAGGAAAGTGAAGATGGCAGTCATTCAGATGACGCTTTTGCATCAGTCATGGGACCTGAATATCCAGGTCGCGTGAGATTGTATGGACGAGGGGTTACCAAGACTGTGTTAAAAGGGGAAAAAGGGAGTCTTGGATCTTCTGATGAGAGGATGCAACAGAAAATGGAGAAAATAGAAGAGAAGATGCAACAAAGAATGCATGAAAAGTTGAACGAACAAAAGGATGCCATGGAACAAAATATTACAATGAACGTCATCACACGACTTCAGCGTCTGAACCCAGATTTGCAACTTGATCCTTACATGTTAAGGTTCAGTGCACATTCACCTGTAGAAGCCTCCTATGCACAAAAAATTCTTGTTCAACTAAACAGTCGACCATCTGCTGGTAGTAACAATCAAGGTCAATATGCACCAAATGTTATacatcttcttctatttcttcttctCTTCCTTCCTTGCTTGGGATTTTTCTTTGGTTCAAGGCAGAGGGGATATGAAATGCCATGTTTTCCATTTTCACTAGGCAGTCCATATGGCTGTATTATcatgtctttgtacagttatattgaCATTTATATCATCTGTTTACTGTCTCTATTATAA
- the LOC104219235 gene encoding uncharacterized protein isoform X2, whose product MPRVHGRKERKIIILNEYNQPVGPTIEVIKELGSFLSTLARSGTFCPLNVFNWRKLDTKDDMWKYIKETYDIPDEAKPWVFESVCSAWRKYKSQFKTTHFTTYENDELRMENRPVDIPKSHFKDLLKYWNSDPHKKISETNTKNRNKLKCSHTAGRTPFALICEAEMERIQSTQESEDGSHSDDAFASVMGPEYPGRVRLYGRGVTKTVLKGEKGSLGSSDERMQQKMEKIEEKMQQRMHEKLNEQKDAMEQNITMNVITRLQRLNPDLQLDPYMLRFSAHSPVEASYAQKILVQLNSRPSAGSNNQGQYAPNVIHLLLFLLLFLPCLGFFFGSRQRGYEMPCFPFSLGSPYGCIIMSLYSYIDIYIICLLSLL is encoded by the exons ATGCCAAGGGTTCATGGTAGAAAAGAGCGTAAAATAATCATTCTAAATGAGTATAATCAACCCGTTGGTCCTACTATAGAGGTTATAAAAGAGTTGGGTAGCTTCCTCAGCACATTGGCAAGGAGTGGGACTTTTTGTCCTCTTAATGTATTTAATTGGAGGAAACTTGACACAAAAGATGATATGTGGAAATATATCAAG GAAACATATGACATTCCTGACGAGGCGAAACCATGGGTTTTTGAATCAGTTTGTAGTGCTTGGAGAAAGTATAAGAGTCAATTTAagacaactcacttcacaacctATGAGAATGATGAGCTTCGAATGGAGAATAGGCCAGTAGATATTCCGAAATCTCACTTTAAGGATCTTCTTAAATATTGGAACTCCGATCCTCACAAG AAAATATCCGAAACCAATACAAAGAATCGAAATAAGTTGAAGTGTTCGCACACTGCTGGCAGAACACCTTTTGCTTTAATTTGCGAG GCTGAAATGGAGAGAATACAATCAACTCAGGAAAGTGAAGATGGCAGTCATTCAGATGACGCTTTTGCATCAGTCATGGGACCTGAATATCCAGGTCGCGTGAGATTGTATGGACGAGGGGTTACCAAGACTGTGTTAAAAGGGGAAAAAGGGAGTCTTGGATCTTCTGATGAGAGGATGCAACAGAAAATGGAGAAAATAGAAGAGAAGATGCAACAAAGAATGCATGAAAAGTTGAACGAACAAAAGGATGCCATGGAACAAAATATTACAATGAACGTCATCACACGACTTCAGCGTCTGAACCCAGATTTGCAACTTGATCCTTACATGTTAAGGTTCAGTGCACATTCACCTGTAGAAGCCTCCTATGCACAAAAAATTCTTGTTCAACTAAACAGTCGACCATCTGCTGGTAGTAACAATCAAGGTCAATATGCACCAAATGTTATacatcttcttctatttcttcttctCTTCCTTCCTTGCTTGGGATTTTTCTTTGGTTCAAGGCAGAGGGGATATGAAATGCCATGTTTTCCATTTTCACTAGGCAGTCCATATGGCTGTATTATcatgtctttgtacagttatattgaCATTTATATCATCTGTTTACTGTCTCTATTATAA